A region from the Leptolyngbya iicbica LK genome encodes:
- a CDS encoding GumC family protein, with protein MNRSIRESGLLAIGAFTACVALSVFASTRVKPTYTADAKLLFTKEDTTSAFTDFAGGGGDRLESLLNDQTPLTTQMQVIQARPILQETVEILGLQDEEGELLTADSLRDGLEVGIVSGTDVLEINYVSEDPDTSAAVVNTIIDRYREYSITQNRAEASEAKEFLLAQLPQSELAVRQAETELRDFLEQNNIGVLEDEAISLVNQIERLAGEAATVQSTLEGTRAQANALQSKLGLTADQAFLVGTIRQNPGVQEALLDLQEVEREMAAEGAQFKPNSPVMRQLQSRKDSLEGFLREQIAQAGGGSRFSLSAIQGAGAAGDDIAQVLIQDFVNTEVSYIGLEQQLATLRNAQATYQQRLSSIPSLSAQKRALERRVAVAEDTYSALLTRVQELQVQENEATYNTRIIEPATPPLTPDGGSKKKYLAVGVFAGAVVALAIVIGSQVLSSPLVKPSKQRELAKTQH; from the coding sequence ATGAATCGCTCTATTCGTGAATCTGGGCTGTTAGCGATCGGCGCATTTACAGCCTGTGTAGCGCTATCAGTCTTTGCCTCGACCAGGGTCAAGCCAACCTACACCGCCGACGCTAAGCTGCTTTTCACAAAAGAAGATACGACCTCTGCCTTCACAGATTTTGCTGGCGGTGGTGGTGATCGTCTCGAATCTTTGCTAAATGACCAAACGCCGCTGACCACTCAGATGCAGGTCATCCAGGCGCGGCCCATTTTGCAAGAAACCGTGGAGATTCTTGGCTTACAGGATGAAGAAGGCGAGTTACTAACTGCTGATTCGCTCCGAGACGGTTTGGAAGTTGGCATTGTCAGCGGCACTGACGTACTTGAAATTAATTACGTTAGTGAAGACCCCGATACATCTGCTGCTGTAGTCAATACGATTATTGATCGCTACCGAGAGTATTCAATCACTCAAAATCGAGCCGAAGCTAGTGAAGCTAAGGAATTCTTGCTGGCTCAGTTACCGCAATCAGAGCTCGCTGTTCGCCAGGCTGAAACAGAGTTACGCGACTTCTTAGAGCAAAACAATATTGGTGTACTTGAGGACGAGGCTATCTCCCTCGTAAACCAGATTGAGCGATTGGCCGGAGAAGCGGCCACTGTGCAATCAACCTTAGAGGGCACCCGAGCTCAGGCCAATGCCCTCCAGAGTAAGCTCGGCCTGACCGCTGACCAAGCCTTTTTAGTGGGCACAATTCGCCAGAATCCTGGCGTCCAAGAAGCTTTGCTCGATTTGCAAGAAGTGGAAAGGGAAATGGCTGCAGAAGGGGCTCAATTCAAGCCCAACAGCCCGGTAATGAGGCAACTGCAGTCTCGCAAAGATTCACTAGAAGGGTTCTTGAGAGAACAAATCGCCCAAGCCGGTGGTGGTTCGCGGTTTTCACTTAGTGCAATTCAAGGAGCCGGGGCGGCTGGCGACGACATTGCTCAAGTGCTCATTCAAGACTTTGTGAACACAGAAGTTTCCTACATCGGCCTGGAGCAACAGCTTGCTACTTTACGTAATGCCCAAGCCACTTATCAGCAGCGGCTCTCCAGCATTCCTTCGCTGAGTGCTCAAAAGCGCGCTCTTGAGCGTCGTGTGGCCGTTGCCGAAGATACCTACAGTGCACTACTTACTCGCGTTCAAGAGCTCCAAGTTCAAGAAAACGAAGCCACTTACAACACCAGAATCATTGAACCGGCGACCCCGCCATTGACGCCCGATGGGGGCTCAAAGAAAAAGTATCTTGCCGTGGGTGTCTTCGCTGGGGCGGTCGTGGCCCTGGCAATTGTCATTGGCTCCCAGGTGTTGTCTTCTCCCTTAGTTAAGCCGTCTAAGCAGCGAGAGTTAGCCAAAACTCAGCATTAG
- a CDS encoding O-antigen ligase family protein, producing MIPAFTFVQDVTRPVFDFAKTDLFNKLEKWLILTYLVLFSRGIVTLVMTGGASEGGGGGEFDYGFLTLLWLLNYLITACLCVLKWDAIKDRLLAIISSNYFYWVFLMFIGLSTIWSEKPDETVKATIGMGGTVLFGSYIVCRYSIKEQFNLLVTFFSIVLVSSLFFMLIPGYGIDFAKHAGAFRGIYSHKNIFGPIMSMGTFTFLIYSKTNFCVNKKLAYLGFAASFFMVVGSRSSSSLLYTLLLIFLVHAIQVLRLRGQLFAWSLMALASLYFFITTWQETIKVTVLNWLGKDPTLTGRTDIWDVILDKIQERLWLGYGFDGFWHGIYGESFYVRNAVRWDLPNAHNGYLDLALEIGIVGVALLMLVMWISFVKGLAILKNDFSWPQVWPLVFIFYTLMINMSESSLANQNSFQTIMMTIAFTSVSLEFNKYFKATAALPDDLPSAQGELVQRQL from the coding sequence ATGATTCCTGCATTCACATTTGTTCAAGATGTCACGCGACCTGTTTTTGACTTCGCAAAGACTGATTTATTTAACAAATTAGAAAAATGGCTGATTCTCACTTATCTAGTCCTCTTTTCTAGGGGCATTGTGACCCTTGTGATGACAGGTGGGGCCTCAGAAGGTGGTGGCGGAGGTGAGTTTGATTATGGTTTTCTGACTCTATTATGGTTGCTCAACTATCTTATTACTGCTTGCCTTTGCGTATTAAAGTGGGATGCAATCAAAGATAGGTTGCTAGCAATCATTTCTAGCAATTATTTTTATTGGGTTTTCCTGATGTTCATTGGGCTGTCTACTATTTGGTCTGAGAAGCCAGATGAGACAGTGAAAGCCACTATCGGCATGGGGGGAACCGTTCTGTTTGGCTCTTATATTGTCTGTCGCTACAGCATAAAAGAACAGTTCAACCTATTAGTTACTTTCTTTAGCATTGTGCTGGTAAGCAGCTTATTTTTCATGTTGATTCCCGGATACGGAATTGACTTTGCCAAACATGCTGGAGCTTTCAGAGGTATATATAGTCACAAAAATATCTTTGGACCGATCATGAGCATGGGTACCTTTACCTTTCTCATTTATTCAAAAACGAATTTTTGCGTCAACAAAAAACTTGCTTATTTAGGGTTTGCTGCCAGCTTCTTCATGGTTGTGGGCTCTAGATCTTCATCATCGCTGCTTTATACCTTACTGCTCATTTTTCTCGTGCATGCGATTCAAGTTTTACGCTTGCGTGGGCAATTATTTGCCTGGTCCTTGATGGCATTGGCGAGTCTGTACTTCTTCATCACCACTTGGCAAGAGACGATTAAAGTGACTGTTCTTAATTGGCTAGGCAAAGATCCGACTTTGACGGGCCGTACTGACATTTGGGATGTCATTCTGGATAAAATTCAGGAGCGGTTATGGCTGGGATATGGATTTGATGGATTTTGGCACGGAATTTATGGTGAATCATTCTATGTGCGAAACGCTGTCAGATGGGACTTACCTAACGCCCATAACGGTTATCTAGATCTGGCTTTGGAAATTGGCATCGTTGGGGTGGCGCTATTGATGCTGGTGATGTGGATATCCTTTGTCAAGGGGTTGGCTATTCTGAAAAATGATTTTTCGTGGCCTCAAGTTTGGCCACTCGTATTTATTTTCTACACTCTAATGATTAATATGAGCGAGAGCTCATTGGCGAATCAAAATAGCTTTCAGACGATCATGATGACGATCGCGTTTACATCTGTATCGCTTGAATTTAATAAGTATTTTAAGGCGACTGCGGCTCTTCCTGATGACCTGCCAAGTGCTCAAGGAGAGCTCGTGCAGCGTCAACTTTGA